The sequence GGGAATCGTCTGCAAATTACTCGTGAGACAGACTTCAATGGTGATGCGCTGTTCGGCGATATATTGTACAAGTTGGTCGGCGTATTGTTTACGTTCCTTCGCGTTCATCCCTTCAATGAGTTCCATTTCGAAAAGATGGGTACCGTGACCAATGCGTTCCGCGCGGCAATCTGTGATCGCTTGAAAAATGGATGGCGGACCATAGGCCTCACCCGCATGCACCGTTTTTCTCAAAAAATGTTTATGGGCGTATTGATATGCCTCAAAATGATCCTCGGCCGGATAGCCTTTTTCTTCGCCCGCCAGATCAAACCCCACAACCGGAAGCGCGTAATCATCACGCATTGCCACCAGCGCTCTCACCACCTCCAGCGAAGCAACGGGATAAAGTTCCACAAGAGGCGTGTGACGATGCACCGAAACAAAATCGCGAAAGTAATCGGAAAAACGCTCATCAAATTTGCGCATCGCACAACCGATAATTCCATATTCAAACGGCGGCTCCGCGCCACTTTTCACACCGGGTGTTTGGGCAAGTTCTTTTTTGGCGCGTTCTAAACCTTTGGCAACGGCTTCAATCACCTCCAACACGGTAAGATTTTTGTGCGCATTCAACTGCGGCGCGAAACGCGGTTCAATGTAGCGAACGCCTTCGTTAAAATTATCGATCGCCAATTCATACGAAACTCTTTCAAGCGATTCTTTGTCGCGCAAAACGGCGCAGGTGTATTTAAAACCGTGAAGATATTCTCCCAAGTCGGCATAATTTTTTTTGAAAACCAATTTCTCAAGGCCCTCTTCGGTGAAAGAAGGCAGTTCAATTTTTTGTTTTTTCGCCAAATCAATCAAGGTGGAAAGACGAAGCGAGCCATCCAGATGCACATGCAAATCGGATTTTGGAATAGCCCGAATAAATTCAGGCGAGATGCCTTTTGATTTGTTCATAAGTTTGAGTCTTGATAGCCCATTTTGGGGCGAAGGCAATCATAATATTTATCAGTTATTTCAAATAGTTAACAAAACTTTCCTCCGACCTGAAAAATTTTTGTTGTCGAACCGGCAAGGCCCATGTAACAAGCATTCCAAAGCATGAAACGGCAAATTCTCACATCACTCCTGTTGGCGGGCTCATTTTGTTTTCTCTTTTTTTCATCACCCACTCAAGCTTGCGGACATGAAGGATGGTATTTTGGAACCGGTTATTCCCAGCTCTTGCAATATTCACCCAACAACCAATTAACAGCCGCCGGCGTTTCCTCTCTCGGAAGAATCAATTTCAAAACAAGGTGGGGAGGTTACGCGAAAGTGGGTTACGATTTTTGCGCTTCCAGATGGGGCGTTGAACTTCCCGTCAGCTTCAACCGCCAGCGTTTGAATCGCTCTGAAATGGTGAACGTGATCGGCGTTGATTTGAACGCCCTCTTTCATATTATCGAAACACAAAACGGAATTGATTTCTACTGGATTGGCGGCACGGGCATGAACATTATTACCGATGGTTCGATTAACAACAACACAGGCGCCGGTGGAATCAATTTCAATTTCGGCCCCGGCTTTCAATATTTTCTCGATCAAAAACGAAACGTTTCCCTTAATTTTTCAGTCCCCGCTAAATACACTCTTTATTTCGGAAGCCACCTTTCCCAAGGTCACACCTCCGTAATCGGAATTCCCCTCCTGGCGGGATTCACCGTAGGATTTAAATAAAAAAACTGTTTCATTTGAAGTCCGTGGTGTGTTTGCGCGGGGGAGGCCTCTGTGGAAAGCGTCTCGGAAGCGATTTTTACCTTATCGGGATCAAAACAAAAATCGCTGAGAGTCGAGCGAATTTTTTGGGTGTCCCAAAAGATATCGCATCTTTCCACAGAGGCCTCCCCCGCGCAAACACATATTCGGCGGAGAAAATTTTAATCCGCAAAGATGTAGACGGATTCGGGGTAGAAACGGACGCGGTTGTTTTCGTAACACCACTTCAGATGGTCCTGCAGAAGTTTGTTTTTTGTTTTCAAATCGATATCGGTCATCAACAGAGACAGATTCAGATCAACTCTTAGAGGACGCTCCGGAATTAAATGGCGCGTGCTTTTTGGCGGGAAAATTTTCTTGTGAAGCGTTCTCGCCAATACCTCTTCCTTTGTGAATTGAGGCCGCAACACCACGGATTGGGCGCCCGAAACGGAAAAATTATCCAGCGTCAAAGAATTATCGGTATACACCACCTTCACATCCCGCTCACTTAAGATGCGGTCGATCCGGTCGTTTGCAACACAAAGTTCTTCCACCAACTCGTTTGAGTCGAGGTTTTTCTTTTCCAAGGCAAAAACGGACCCATTCGTGTCACCAACGGCCAACAACGATTTGCGGCTCAACACACGTTTCTTGGCCTCTGCCAAATTTTCGACACGGGAATAATGATAACCCGATTTTTCAGGGAAAAGTTCTTTCAACAAAAGAGGCAAATCGAGCGGTTGAAAAAGAAAAGCATCCCATCCTTCCAAAACAATTTTTGGGGAAAAATAATCTACCATGCAGGCCAAAATATCACGCACGCCGAGTTTTTTGAGAGCCGCGAAGCGGTGCATTCCATCGAGCACAATATAGTATGGATTTTTTCTGCAGACGATGACGGGATTTTTCATGATCCCCTGATCCTTGACATTCGAGGCGATCTGGTCAACCCACTTT is a genomic window of Deltaproteobacteria bacterium containing:
- a CDS encoding adenosine deaminase family protein, encoding MNKSKGISPEFIRAIPKSDLHVHLDGSLRLSTLIDLAKKQKIELPSFTEEGLEKLVFKKNYADLGEYLHGFKYTCAVLRDKESLERVSYELAIDNFNEGVRYIEPRFAPQLNAHKNLTVLEVIEAVAKGLERAKKELAQTPGVKSGAEPPFEYGIIGCAMRKFDERFSDYFRDFVSVHRHTPLVELYPVASLEVVRALVAMRDDYALPVVGFDLAGEEKGYPAEDHFEAYQYAHKHFLRKTVHAGEAYGPPSIFQAITDCRAERIGHGTHLFEMELIEGMNAKERKQYADQLVQYIAEQRITIEVCLTSNLQTIPTIKSFKNHPLGRMIDLKLSLSLCTDNRLVSHTTVCNEIEKAVESFPISPSQLKDIILYGFKRSFFFHSYAEKREYVRQVIDYYEKLEKKFGVI
- a CDS encoding ParB N-terminal domain-containing protein, which codes for MDEIYHRLQIIPIADSLVHEGIVEKWVDQIASNVKDQGIMKNPVIVCRKNPYYIVLDGMHRFAALKKLGVRDILACMVDYFSPKIVLEGWDAFLFQPLDLPLLLKELFPEKSGYHYSRVENLAEAKKRVLSRKSLLAVGDTNGSVFALEKKNLDSNELVEELCVANDRIDRILSERDVKVVYTDNSLTLDNFSVSGAQSVVLRPQFTKEEVLARTLHKKIFPPKSTRHLIPERPLRVDLNLSLLMTDIDLKTKNKLLQDHLKWCYENNRVRFYPESVYIFAD